In the Vibrio hippocampi genome, CTGTCAGAGTAACCGCTGATTCCTTTAGCGATTAATTGTCCATCTGTTGTCGTAATCCTAACCACCTCACCACGGGAAAAGTGACCGGAAACGGAAACCACGCCTTTGGCAAGCAGACTGCTCCCTTTGCCGATAACAGCGTTTACCGCACCAGCATCAACCACCAAGTCGCCAGAGGCTGACGGTCCGGCCAGAATCCAACGCTTACGGTTTTCCAACGCTTCCGGCAGTGGCAGGAATCGGGTGCCCTGAGGGTTATCAGAAAGCGAGTCTGCAACCACATTCGGAGCACTACCGGCGGCAATAATAACCTCAATACCAGCTCGACGCGCAATGTCGGCGGCTTGCAACTTGGTTGCCATGCCACCCGTTCCCAGAGTGGTACCGCTGCCACCTGCAATCTTACGCAGAGTCTCATCAATCGTGGTGACTTCACGAATAAGCTCCGCATCAGGGTTGGTGCGAGGATCGGCAGTAAACAAACCGGCTTGGTCAGTAAGCAGTAACAACTTATCCGCACCACAAAGGATACCCACCAGCGCGGAGAGATTGTCGTTGTCACCCACTTTGATCTCGGTGGTTGCCACAGCGTCGTTTTCGTTAACCACGGGAATAATCCCATGCTCGACTAAGGCATTAATCGTGTCTCTCGCATTGAGAAAGCGTTCACGATCTTCTAAGTCCGCTCTTGTCAGTAGCATCTGACCGATCTTTAGACCATAAATAGAGAACAGAGATTCCCAAACTTGGATCAACTGACTTTGTCCAACAGCCGCAAGCAGTTGCTTACTGGACATGGCATTGGGCAATTCGGGGTAACCAAGGTGTTCACGACCGGCGGCGATGGCGCCAGAGGAAACCAATACAACCGCATGCCCTTGCTTAATTAATTCAGCGCACTGCCTGACAAGCTCTACCATATGAGCTTTATTCAATGCCAGTGAACCGCCCGTTAATACGCTTGTGCCTAATTTTACGACAACCGTTTG is a window encoding:
- the proB gene encoding glutamate 5-kinase, whose product is MASEIHGQQTTKQTVVVKLGTSVLTGGSLALNKAHMVELVRQCAELIKQGHAVVLVSSGAIAAGREHLGYPELPNAMSSKQLLAAVGQSQLIQVWESLFSIYGLKIGQMLLTRADLEDRERFLNARDTINALVEHGIIPVVNENDAVATTEIKVGDNDNLSALVGILCGADKLLLLTDQAGLFTADPRTNPDAELIREVTTIDETLRKIAGGSGTTLGTGGMATKLQAADIARRAGIEVIIAAGSAPNVVADSLSDNPQGTRFLPLPEALENRKRWILAGPSASGDLVVDAGAVNAVIGKGSSLLAKGVVSVSGHFSRGEVVRITTTDGQLIAKGISGYSDSDMLKIVGKHSKDINSILGYDYGAEVIHRDDMVVIQE